One window from the genome of Chloroflexota bacterium encodes:
- a CDS encoding Hsp20/alpha crystallin family protein: protein MTMMRWDPFKEMMSLRQAMDRLFEDSFVRRPHWWPALAEGALPLSLEMYQTASDVVVKAAVPGVKPEEVDISITGDTLTIKGERKEEKEVKEENYFLKEHVYGSYNRTIILPAPVQADKAEAVFENGILTLTLPKKEEVKPKQVKIKPKASIEGAKAEKKTKG from the coding sequence ATGACCATGATGCGCTGGGATCCCTTCAAGGAGATGATGAGCCTGAGGCAGGCCATGGATCGGCTGTTCGAAGACAGTTTCGTCCGACGGCCGCACTGGTGGCCTGCCTTAGCAGAAGGCGCTTTGCCTCTAAGCCTGGAGATGTATCAGACTGCCAGCGACGTGGTAGTCAAAGCGGCTGTGCCTGGGGTCAAGCCTGAGGAGGTAGATATCTCCATCACCGGCGACACTCTCACTATCAAGGGGGAGCGCAAGGAGGAGAAAGAGGTCAAGGAGGAAAATTATTTCCTCAAGGAGCATGTCTACGGCTCCTATAATCGTACCATAATTCTCCCCGCCCCGGTCCAGGCGGACAAGGCAGAAGCAGTCTTTGAGAATGGCATCCTCACTCTCACTTTGCCCAAGAAAGAGGAGGTAAAGCCAAAGCAGGTAAAGATCAAACCCAAGGCGTCAATCGAAGGTGCCAAGGCTGAGAAGAAAACCAAGGGCTAG
- a CDS encoding Crp/Fnr family transcriptional regulator gives MNIDQKVELLKQSLLLSALRPEELLGLAKLAVERCFAPGEFVFWEGDPPEWFYFVERGKIKMLKHSSLGKEFLIAVFGPGEVFGEVAVFDSAPYPASAQAAEETCALGVRREDFLSFLSQNPPVSLTMINVLGRRLRDAHNRLRDLAGERVDQRLAGILLMLHSKLGPTLPFTRQEIADMSGTTTETAIRVMTRLKNSGIIRSSRGKITILDENKLRALSEGSQLLSSGSEMPLSPVDPQPP, from the coding sequence ATGAATATCGACCAGAAAGTCGAGCTACTGAAGCAGTCGCTTTTGCTGTCTGCCCTGCGCCCAGAAGAGCTACTGGGGCTGGCTAAGCTGGCTGTCGAGCGCTGTTTCGCCCCTGGGGAATTCGTCTTCTGGGAGGGAGACCCTCCTGAATGGTTCTACTTCGTCGAGCGTGGCAAAATAAAAATGCTGAAGCACTCTTCGCTGGGGAAGGAGTTCCTTATCGCTGTTTTCGGGCCAGGGGAAGTATTTGGCGAGGTGGCTGTCTTTGATAGCGCGCCTTATCCGGCCTCAGCTCAGGCCGCAGAAGAGACCTGCGCCCTCGGCGTCAGAAGGGAGGACTTCCTTTCCTTCCTGAGCCAGAACCCTCCGGTGTCGCTCACCATGATAAACGTGCTGGGAAGACGCCTGAGGGATGCTCATAACCGGCTGCGCGATCTGGCCGGCGAGCGGGTAGATCAGCGTTTGGCTGGCATCCTGTTGATGCTCCACTCCAAACTGGGGCCAACCCTGCCCTTTACCCGACAGGAGATTGCCGACATGAGCGGCACCACTACGGAAACCGCCATCAGGGTGATGACCCGCCTGAAGAACAGCGGCATCATCCGCTCCAGCCGAGGGAAGATCACCATCCTCGATGAGAACAAGCTGAGAGCCTTGAGCGAAGGCTCTCAGCTCCTGTCGAGTGGCAGCGAAATGCCTCTGTCACCCGTCGATCCCCAGCCCCCTTAA